TGGTTTCCCTACCCTTCGTCCGCTCTATCCTTTTTAGATCCCACGTGTGAAATTATACTGGGTACGTTGTTGTTAGTTATCCATTTTATCAAGTGATTACTTTAAACGTTATCTTATTGTGTAAATATTATTACGCTGTCAGATGCATATAAGTTTAGTTCTTTATAAATGATGCGATTCAAAAGTGCCTAAtgttgcttccttatttcatggCTTTGATATTTATTATTCTTTAACTTCTTGTTAAGGGAAAGCTGGCACATTTTTAACCATACAAATACACTATAAGAAATTAAGAATTACTCCACTGTGAAACAATCAGTTCTCATTTgactttctttttttgtttcttttagctTTTTCTTCGAATAAATTAACAATTTatggcctgtttggaaagccacctggtaattgaaattggtgtaattactagggtggtaattacacagcctagtaattacacagtaatgtaattacaacgacctgtttgtttgtcataacgtaattacagtgtaattacaagcgtgctgtttggttgcacaagtgtaattacacagtcagtttaatttaaaaataaaatttaattacaaaaaaattaaaattaatatttaaaacatattgcctttataaatgatattaaattagttatttaataacacattgtttcttgaaaatatattaattaataatcatatatttgtaactaatattgtaacaaaaataattgatatatatttttcaaattaatatttaattaattataaaacttaaaagaagatttttttttttgtgagaacatcatggattggatgtttgacaaaaaaataatatttataaatataatgccataatattattcaaatgtttgacacaaaaaatccatcaaatgtaagtgaaaaataaacaacatgcagtGTGAAAGCAagtaatttaaaattgaaaatataacctaaattcaaaatccaaaagaaaaagttcaacataatactcttatgtcaaattccaacattacatacgtaagttccaacgtaacttaagtaaataattcaaaagaaaggaaaaatataagtctataaccccattcacaatgaaattctactttaataacgtcacccgttatatgtcaagtttgttaataactcattcttttcaatattaagaggtgtagtttcaaatattagaataatagcacggttatgctaaatgaataaaataaaaaaataaaaaaatacgagcaagtacatgaaatcataagaagtaaaggttgggaatgaaaagaaagaaaatgaaaaataaataatataaaaagaaaatacattttaaaaaataaaaataaaaaagtaaaaataaaaaaaataaattaaaataatagaaataaaaaaatattaaaaataaaataaaataaaataatataaataaaataaatttaaaataaaaataaattaaagtgaaagaataaataaactaaaaagtaaccatGTAATTACacggtgtaattacacccaattctcagcccccccttgagaattggagagtgtaattacaccctgtcaattacacccaattcctaCCTAACCGTGTAATTatttggtcaaacaaacaggtcaaactgtgtaattacacccaattacacccaattccaattacttgggtggctttccaaacaggcttaATGCTGAAACTACGGAAAGCACAATTCTCACCATTCTTTACAAATTTTGACATGGTGGGACATGTAAAAAATGGAcggaatatttataaatattcaacACCTGAATATATAATGTGTGACAGAATTGTAACAACTAGACTTCAATTAATGTTGATGAACCGGAGTAAACACATTAATTACtaaagaaatagaggaaaaaagaGTAAGTAGGGAAGGGAGATTTGGATAGGATATAGAGAAAAAGCATCATTTCCCCtcgaacttggcacgaaaactcactttagcaactaaacttaactgATAATTATTTATCCCCTAAATAACTTATACGTGAATTATTTTGAACCTTACGTGGCCCAGACCGGTTGAGAGGTGGGTGTTGTTCACCACTCGCCGTCTGATAGGTCCACgtcattttttttaattcctcaaaatttattttattatttatttagtttctcccttcttcttccttctttccGTATTTTTTTTCCACATCCATCCATGTCAGATCTTCACTTTAATGGCAAATTCAAATTTCCTCCATTAAAGATGCACTGTGAGCTTCATCACCATCACTTCTCCTTCACTCCACAATtcataaatcaacaacatcaaactatacccaacatcatatacttctctcCAAAACGTCTATCTTTTTTCacccattattattattattattagcaaccTCATTTCTTCTGTAACCATTTTAGAGGCTCTTcctcaaaattaaagaccatcccatttgaaggacaaactgtgcaatttcttcatCTTTGTGCTATTGTTGCTGCCCCCACTCACCCCTCCTCTCCCTCTCCTTCTTCTCCATCGTTTCAAGCATACCACGGCAATTCAAGTGAGTCTTTTGCTTTGCGTGCTTTGTAACTGAAGATATGAAGCTTTAAAGGACGAAATTGTAACAAAAAGTGGAGAAATAAGGGATTTAGATAAGTGGGTATTGTTTAAATTGGAGAATTTTCAGAAATTGAGTTTGAAcaccaacaataacatacccaacAGTGTATTCTTTCTTAGTGGTGATAAAGTAAAGGTGAAGGAATTGCAAATGACATTAAAACCAGTACTCGATTCTTCAATTATTAGGGCAGAGTTCATTAGTTTTCCCTCTTATTTTTGTTCTTCAATGACATTAACGTTAACTTATTTTGTTCTTCAATGGCATTAATGTTAACTTATTGTATCTGCTCTCTTCAATTTATCTAGAAAAGGAAaggacaaaaaattaaaaaatgaagAAGAGGATAGAGAGCGGATACAGCGGGAGGATGATAGAGGGCGGGGCAGGGGGGTGGGGTTAGAGTAAGGAGAAAGGGAaaagaataagaaagaaaaggaaagacttttttcacttttttacactatatttcaccaaaaattataatttcaaaaattatggccaaacacaactccaattccaacttcaaaaattccaaaaaaaataaaaaagtttttggtatttatggccaaacggcaccttagTGTTATTTTTTTCCTCCCACGCGCTTTTAAGAAATTGGGTACACTTTCTTGCCACGTCACCCATTAAGAAGGTATTTAATTCATTTGAAAGTTATTTAGGGGGATAAATAATTATAAgtaaaatttaattgttaaagtgAGTTTTGCTGTCAAATTGAGGGGGAAAATGATGTCTTTTTTCTAGGATATACTATATCACCTACTATTAAGTAGCACTGCAGTTTCAGTCAGCATCTTCCTCATCTGGAATCACACCACTGTAATTTAATTAGAGGACAAATAGATAATTAGTATTGACTAACAATTTACTGCAATGGATACTTTACAATTCAGTTTTCTAATAAAAGTCTGCATTGCTGTAAAACAATGAGTTAATGGTTCGAAAGGTGACTTAGCCCCCGTTAGACCATAAAATTTGAAagtaaatttcattttttttttaaatatctatTTGTTTATATAATTTATTAGTTTATTGGGAGATTTTAAAAATCAAATCTTCAAATCTCAAATATAGCTTCAAGCCTCTTTTTACCCAAAATGTGACCGTTAGTTTAACACATTTTCATAACTTATTGGTCCAAGATATTTTGAAAAATTATGTCCAAACACATTTGGATCTTCAAATCAAACTTCACCCAATTAAATCATTTTTACAAAATTGGAATCACATTCACCCAATTAAATCATTTTTACAAAATTGGAATCACGCTAGCTTAGCTTATTCACGCATGCTTTACGTttgaattatttattttaatataaTATTCGGTCGTCCTTTAAGCCTTTGATAATCTCCTTCGAACGTCTAGAATtaatttctttcaattatttgagTATAACTTAAATGTAATATATTGTTTGTTAAATAAGAAATTGGCGACTAGATGtgatttataaaattattttcttatgccTAGGTAGTTCAATCAATTTTCGTATACATTGTTTTTTGAACtttataaatttttttttatatatatttctatatatttttgtcttttcatctttttaaatattaatttgaccttaaaatttataaaattattttcttatgccTAGGCAGTTCAATCAATTTTCGTATACATTGTTTTTTtaactttataatttttttatttatatatttctatatatttttgtcttttcatctttttaaatattaatttgacCTTAAAACATATTTAAACTGGAAAATTGAAATATAGGTAAAACGTCTCCTCTTCTCCTTTTTAAATCGGATTTGTATATCTTAGTCGTTAATAAAATTAAGTATGGACACAGGAATTTCTCCTTCATTATCAGGGAGACAATAATTTGCATATTTTAAAGCCAATTAATAAATTAGTTATGTACTTATTATATAGTATATTTTTGTACTAACACACAACATGATGCACGTCTTGTAACAAATAGTTGAGGGCCGGAGAATAAAATGAGTAATGCCGAGTTCGTGGAATTTTCCCAGGAGACTACCGGCCTAACAGCTAATCAGAAAACAACTCTTGAGTCAAATAATTGTTATTAAGAGTACAGGCAAATAGTAGATGGACTGATGACAAGTTGTAGTATATAGTATCCAATTCATCGCCTTCGTTAATGACTATATTTGTTCCTACAAATTCAAAGTCAAACAAAAACGTCACcttcaagttctacacttgtttaTAATAGAGGTCCTAGCTGGGGTATCTTTTCCCTTTTAAATAGTAGGAAACCAGCAATCGACTGAGAATTCATAATAATTTTCAAAGCCAAGAGCTTATGTAATTTTGTTTATAAAAGACAAACAACTCCGATATTTTTCCGGAGTGTTCCATATTCATTTCTACTCTTAATTTTCTGTCCTCTTCGTCTCCTCAGTTTCTTCCCTTTCTGATTTCTTTGGTCGTTTAATATCTCCAAACACAGTCACAATAGTTGTAGCCATGGGAACTCAAGCTCCATCGGATTACAACGACTCAAAGGTaaatctctctttcttttgtccgCAGACATACTTAAATACACTGGCAgtataaaatttatcaatatagTTTAACCTGTTGTAACAGATAATTCTCATAATGTTTAGGTTATAGTTCTCAATTTTAACGAaagaaattatcttttaggtTGCTTGATAGTATAAGAAGAATAATTTTATGTTGCTAATATATAATAGTTAAAACTCTTTATTATGTGGATGTTAAAATTTTTCCATAAATATTGGATGTGATATGCTAAATACTTGAAATGCTTGGTTGAGTTTTAGATCTTGAaatatttagtaggcgtttggtcatagatatcaaaaataaatttactttttttagaatttttaaagttggagttggaggtggagttgtgtttggccataatttttgaaattataatttttgatgaaatgtaattgtaaaaaaatgaaaaaagtgattttttttaaaaaaaataagttttttgagtttttgatatttcaaaatacaacttcaagttgtatttagaatatttatggccaaatgcccgaaaatgaaaaaagtaaaaaaaaaattaaaaaaaaaatgaataatttttatgacGAAACGACACCTTACTATGTCTCTCTCATTAATGTGTTCATTTATTGTTAAACAAAGAGGCTTTGGTTCACGAGAAAACTGTGATGTTTGTTTGGTGGCCGGTCTAGAATCAATCTTGAACAAGTCAAACTTATATAGATGCCTTTTGGCCACTGGTTACGATGGCCCAAATGAAATAAATTTATATGATtatttaggtcaaatttaataatttatatttacttgatgtcatttttattttttcttttcaaagtttatgttaatttaaaattatacaaTAGAAATTACGGTGATTTTTACATAAGTATAATCAAATTTGGGTCAAATTGGTCTGGCCATCTACCAACTCTCATTTCTATTCCTGTAAAAATATTTGGTGGTTTAATTTGGATCATTAAATTCTGTTTAAATAACGGGTTAAACGGCAGGCGACGTTGCATGTGTGTACATCACGTCAGATCAGTAGGGTACTTTTACAGAATTTTAATGACTTAATTGACAACCTTGAACTCACGGCAACTTGCTAGAGACTAGAGACGTGCGATAGCCAAATCATCTCGACTTTTCAGTTGACTTTCATACTATACAATCTAACTCTATTAATTTATTACTAGTGGGTCACATGGATTATGGATTTAAAAATCTTTTTAATTCAGCAGTTATACGCCAAGTTTCACGTTGCTTTGCATCTGACAcatttaatttaaattttttatactGTCAAGTTTTGACTAATTAATTTTTCAGGTTACCAAATTACTATCTAACTAAAGACAATTACCTACAGATCGCTTTGACTTGAcagttcgattttgtttttgtttgtgtGCATATGTTAAACCTTTTGAAACATTCAAAATTGGGATAAAGTTTAAAAGGTTCTGTTTTAtgcaaggattttttttttttttttacatggtaGAAATCAATGAATGCATCACAAGTGTTGGAACACACATAATATATCGCTGAATCAGAGTTAATTAATGTATTATTACACTTCATTAAATCATTTTACTACGGTAAGTTGTATTGGTTTGACATATGTAAGTGTTGTGAACTGTGTTTATTGTCTTCATCATTATGTTTCaaatatttgttcatttcattttAAAAGTTGGAGCTATAATCGAATGACTGCAGGTTGATACAAGAACTGCAGAAGAGAAGGCAATCGACGAGTGGCTTCCCATTACTTCTTCAAGGACTGCAAAATGGTGGTATTCAGCTTTTCACAATGTTACTGCTATGGTTGGTGCTGGTGTCCTCAGTCTTCCTTATGCCATGGCAGAGCTTGGATGGTACAATACTCATTTTTACTAACATTTGAAGTTAATTATATATACTGTAGCGCACAGAACGTAAACTCAATTAGATATTCCATTATTAAAATGAATTTGAACGTAATTTCAGGGGACCTGGTGTAACAGTGAATATATTATCTTGGATTATCACTTTATACACACTATGGCAAATGGTTGAAATGCACGAAATGGTTCCAGGGAAACGTTTCGATAGATATCACGAGTTGGGGCAACATGCTTTTGGAGAAAAACTTGGGCTATGGATTGTTGTGCCCCAACAACTACTTGTCGAAGTTAGTGTTGACATTGTTTATATGGTGACAGGAGGAAAATCACTCCAGAAGGTCCACGAATTGGTTTGCACTCATGATAATTGCGCAAATATCAAACTTTCATACTTCATCATGATATTTGCCTCTGTCCATTTTGTTCTCTCCCATCTTCCCAACTTCAATTCGATATCTGCTGTGTCTTTGGCAGCAGCTGTTATGTCCTTAAGGTATAGAAATTTGCTTATTTGCTTACTTCTTTAAATGTCGATAATGTTACTAACTTTTTGCATGTGTATATGAAGTTATTCAACAATTGCTTGGGGCGCATCAATTAAGAAGGGTGTACAACCGGATGTGGATTATGGGTACAAGGCTCACAGCACGCCAGGAACCATTTTCGATTTTCTCAGTGGATTGGGAGAAGTGGCTTTTGCATATGCAGGTCACAATGTGGTGTTGGAAATTCAAGCTACAATCCCTTCAACACCTGACGTACCT
Above is a genomic segment from Lycium barbarum isolate Lr01 chromosome 12, ASM1917538v2, whole genome shotgun sequence containing:
- the LOC132622329 gene encoding lysine histidine transporter 1-like isoform X1; translated protein: MGTQAPSDYNDSKVDTRTAEEKAIDEWLPITSSRTAKWWYSAFHNVTAMVGAGVLSLPYAMAELGWGPGVTVNILSWIITLYTLWQMVEMHEMVPGKRFDRYHELGQHAFGEKLGLWIVVPQQLLVEVSVDIVYMVTGGKSLQKVHELVCTHDNCANIKLSYFIMIFASVHFVLSHLPNFNSISAVSLAAAVMSLSYSTIAWGASIKKGVQPDVDYGYKAHSTPGTIFDFLSGLGEVAFAYAGHNVVLEIQATIPSTPDVPSKIPMWRGVIVAYIVVALCYFPVAFIGYWIFGNAVQDNILLSLNKPTWLIVMANMFVVVHVIGSYQVFAMPVFDMLETFLVKKVRFRPTWYLRFVTRNLYVAFTMFVGITFPFFGGLLGFFGGFAFAPTSYFLPCIIWLAIYKPKRFSLSWIANWICIIFGVLLMVLGPIGGLRSIIVQAKTYKFYD